One genomic segment of Occultella kanbiaonis includes these proteins:
- a CDS encoding carbohydrate ABC transporter permease encodes MSTSTTDTPAAPVVPATAGDPSPRGQAPEPPEPPERRRRRRSPGAIALDGGLYVTLVLAALVMAFPLIWMLLASFKSNPEISTWPIQWLPQEWNFDNFIAVANSIPIGRMIFNSVFITVVSTFLKVVLGLACAYALVFVDVPFKKLAFMLVLFTLLIPGQITIIPNYVLVAGLDWTNTYLGIILPGLASAFGTFLFRQQFMQLPRSLLEAAELDGAGHLRRLFRVVVPISVPTIAAVTLVTLVGEWNEYLWPSLVAKSPDLMTLPVGLTHLQDLEGIQNWGVLLAATTLLKLPMLAVFLVLQRRLVAGLTAGAVTG; translated from the coding sequence GTGAGCACGAGCACCACCGACACCCCGGCCGCTCCGGTCGTGCCGGCCACGGCGGGCGACCCGAGCCCCCGCGGGCAGGCGCCGGAACCGCCCGAGCCGCCCGAGCGCCGTCGACGTCGGCGCAGCCCGGGCGCGATCGCCCTGGACGGCGGCCTCTACGTGACGCTCGTGCTGGCCGCGCTCGTCATGGCGTTTCCCCTGATCTGGATGCTGCTGGCGAGCTTCAAGTCGAACCCGGAGATCTCCACCTGGCCGATCCAGTGGTTGCCGCAGGAGTGGAACTTCGACAACTTCATCGCGGTCGCGAACTCGATCCCGATCGGCCGGATGATCTTCAACAGCGTGTTCATCACGGTGGTCAGCACGTTCCTCAAGGTGGTTCTCGGCCTGGCCTGCGCCTACGCCCTCGTCTTCGTGGACGTCCCGTTCAAGAAGCTCGCGTTCATGCTCGTGCTGTTCACGCTGCTGATCCCGGGCCAGATCACGATCATCCCGAACTACGTGCTGGTGGCCGGCCTGGACTGGACGAACACCTACCTGGGCATCATCCTGCCCGGCCTGGCCAGCGCGTTCGGGACGTTCCTGTTCCGGCAGCAGTTCATGCAGTTGCCCCGGTCCCTGCTCGAGGCCGCGGAGCTGGACGGGGCCGGGCACCTGCGCCGGCTGTTCCGGGTGGTCGTTCCGATCTCGGTCCCCACCATCGCCGCGGTCACCCTCGTGACCCTGGTCGGCGAGTGGAACGAGTACCTCTGGCCCTCCCTGGTGGCCAAGAGCCCGGACCTGATGACCCTGCCGGTGGGCCTGACCCACCTGCAGGACCTCGAGGGCATCCAGAACTGGGGTGTGCTGCTGGCAGCCACCACGTTGCTGAAGCTCCCGATGCTGGCCGTGTTCCTGGTCCTGCAGCGCCGGCTCGTGGCCGGCCTCACCGCCGGGGCGGTCACCGGCTGA
- a CDS encoding carbohydrate ABC transporter permease, with product MLNWNVGSDFAQFIGFGNYVEWFNDPESARIVVTTLLYTVATVAGGMAIGLALALALNRKLFGRGIVRTVTFAPYVLSGIAVGFLWMYIFNPNIGLLRTVLGWFGLSSPPWFTQEPWPLIMIVIVTLWKHVGYVALIYLAGLQSVPQDLRDAAALDGAGTWRVFRAIVLPLLGPITFFLLITLTLSALQSFDLIRSMTNGGPLGSTKTLMYQVYVEGFQIGRGGYGSAVATILFVILLLVTAIQMKFVERRVHYQ from the coding sequence ATGCTCAATTGGAACGTCGGCTCGGACTTCGCACAATTCATCGGGTTCGGGAACTACGTCGAGTGGTTCAACGACCCGGAGTCCGCCCGGATCGTCGTCACGACCCTGCTCTATACGGTCGCCACCGTGGCGGGCGGCATGGCGATCGGCCTGGCCCTGGCGCTCGCCCTGAACCGCAAGCTGTTCGGACGCGGGATCGTCCGCACGGTCACGTTCGCCCCGTACGTCCTGTCCGGGATCGCCGTCGGGTTCCTGTGGATGTACATCTTCAACCCGAACATCGGTCTGCTCCGCACGGTGCTCGGCTGGTTCGGGCTCTCCTCGCCGCCGTGGTTCACGCAGGAGCCATGGCCGCTGATCATGATCGTCATCGTCACGTTGTGGAAGCACGTCGGGTACGTCGCGCTGATCTACCTGGCGGGCCTGCAGTCCGTGCCTCAGGACCTGCGTGACGCCGCCGCACTCGACGGCGCCGGCACCTGGCGGGTGTTCCGGGCGATCGTGCTGCCACTGCTCGGGCCGATCACCTTCTTCCTGCTGATCACGCTCACCCTCAGCGCGCTGCAGTCCTTCGACCTGATCCGCTCGATGACGAACGGTGGCCCGCTCGGCTCCACCAAGACGCTCATGTACCAGGTCTACGTCGAGGGCTTCCAGATCGGCCGCGGCGGGTACGGCTCCGCGGTCGCGACGATCCTCTTCGTGATCCTGCTCCTGGTCACGGCCATCCAGATGAAGTTCGTCGAGAGGCGGGTGCACTACCAGTGA